One segment of Vibrio mimicus DNA contains the following:
- a CDS encoding DEAD/DEAH box helicase: MLRKWQHDCAKQALNKYLSGRSHFFCQATPGAGKTVFAAEVAKRLLESNAIDLVLCFSPTLSVAESIKRTFAHTLSCNFNGGLGAIGQSLTYQSIQFLNEEFWSLLARYRVFVVFDEIHHCAGSEEEDSNKWGNQILSKVQGLAKYTLALSGTPWRSDELPIVMAEYSDPEGQLIVDYQYSLRQAIDDRVCRLPKIVLIDNEQLTITKNRENQSFSSIAELLKETKTTYQSIIHNDDSIEYLLDLGCRKLAKIRMETPNAGGLVVAASVQHAKKIRQLLLTKFKQSASIVTYLHDEPLSEIDAYRTGSTQWIVSVGMISEGTDIPRLQVCCHLSSIKTELYFRQVLGRILRVNNKANQEAWLFTFAEPSLIEYSERIEQDIPDTCMFAKFSIANVLNIKESDSAVMPFKAQMKEGAKVDSVSWGLAASNLDLSQSQHEQFNDLKLGRFKQRVLSAFVL, encoded by the coding sequence ATGTTGAGAAAATGGCAGCACGATTGTGCAAAACAAGCTTTAAACAAATACTTGTCAGGCCGTTCACATTTTTTCTGCCAAGCAACTCCTGGGGCTGGTAAGACGGTTTTTGCAGCTGAAGTTGCTAAGCGATTGCTCGAATCGAATGCTATCGATTTAGTACTCTGTTTTTCCCCAACGCTCAGTGTTGCTGAAAGTATTAAGCGTACTTTTGCCCATACACTAAGTTGTAACTTTAATGGTGGTTTGGGGGCTATCGGACAGTCTTTGACTTATCAATCGATTCAATTTTTGAATGAAGAGTTTTGGTCGTTGCTAGCTAGGTATCGTGTGTTCGTAGTCTTTGATGAGATCCATCATTGTGCTGGCTCAGAAGAGGAAGACTCGAATAAGTGGGGAAATCAAATTCTATCAAAAGTTCAAGGTCTCGCTAAGTATACCTTGGCACTTTCAGGTACTCCTTGGCGTTCTGATGAGTTACCTATTGTAATGGCAGAATACAGCGATCCTGAAGGTCAGCTAATCGTAGACTATCAGTACTCACTAAGGCAGGCAATAGATGACAGAGTGTGCCGTTTACCCAAAATTGTTCTCATCGACAATGAGCAACTTACCATTACGAAAAACCGCGAAAACCAATCATTTTCTTCAATTGCCGAGCTATTAAAAGAAACCAAAACAACCTATCAAAGTATTATCCACAATGACGATAGTATCGAATATCTTCTTGATTTAGGATGTAGAAAACTTGCGAAAATTCGCATGGAAACACCGAATGCAGGTGGTCTGGTCGTCGCAGCGTCAGTTCAACACGCCAAGAAAATCAGGCAGTTGCTCTTAACTAAGTTTAAGCAATCAGCATCGATCGTCACTTATTTGCATGATGAACCGCTGTCCGAAATCGATGCCTATAGAACTGGGAGTACACAGTGGATTGTGAGCGTTGGAATGATCAGTGAGGGTACGGATATTCCTCGTTTACAAGTCTGTTGCCATCTTAGTTCAATTAAAACTGAACTGTATTTTCGACAAGTTCTTGGCAGGATCCTGAGGGTTAATAACAAAGCTAACCAAGAAGCATGGCTCTTCACTTTTGCTGAGCCTAGTTTGATTGAATATTCTGAACGTATAGAACAAGACATTCCAGATACATGTATGTTTGCCAAGTTTAGTATAGCTAATGTATTGAACATTAAAGAGTCAGACTCTGCAGTTATGCCGTTCAAAGCGCAAATGAAAGAGGGAGCCAAGGTCGATAGTGTGAGTTGGGGGCTTGCGGCTTCGAATTTGGATTTGTCTCAATCACAACATGAACAATTCAATGATCTGAAATTGGGCCGATTCAAACAGCGTGTTCTTTCAGCATTTGTTTTATAG